The DNA window ACGGGGTACGGCCGAGTGCGACGACGTCGACGACGAGAAGGTCGCTTTCGGTGACCGCGTACTGGTCCACGAAGGCCACCCGGCGGGCGATCCGCGAGCTGTCCCAGCCGGCGATGTCCGCGCCGTCGTAGCGGACGGTCCCTCCCGAGGGTTTGCGCAGGCCCGCGAGACACCGCAGCAGCGACGACTTGCCGGATCCGTTCGGCCCCACCAGACCGAGCACCTCGCCGGTGCCGACGCTCACCGCGATGTCGTCGATGATGGTCTTCGCGGGGACGCCCCAGCGCAGGGATTCCGCCTCGATTCTCACAGCTCCCCCCGCCTGCGCAGGATGAGGAGGAACACGGGGACGCCGATCAGGGCGGTGACCACGCCGACCGGGACCTCCCTCGGCGCCATCGCGATCCGCGCCAGCGCGTCGGTCCACACCAGGAACACCGCGCCCATGACCGCGGCGAACGGCATGAGCACCCGGTGCCGTGGACCGACCACGAACCTGGCGGCATGCGGGACGATCAAGCCGACGAAACCGATGGCGCCGACCGAGGCGACCGCGACGGAGGTCAGCAGCGCGGTCAGGACGAGCGCGGCGATCCGGGTCGCGCGCACGCTGATCCCGAGCGACTCGGCGGTGTCCTCGCCGAACGAGAAGGCGTCGAGTGCCTGGGACCGGGTCCAGCATCCGGCCAATCCGACGGCGCAGGCGATCGCGCAGAGCAGGACCGAGTCCCAGCGGGCGGAGGTCATCGAGCCCAGCAGCCAGTAGGTGATGGCGCGCGTGGTCTCCGCGTTCGCCGAGGCCATGACGAGCAGGGAGGTCAGCGCGGCGAAGAGCTGGCCGACGACGACGCCGGTCAGCACGATGCGGACCGTCCGCATACCGCCGCGCAGCAACAGCATCATCGCCCCGAAGGACAGCAGCGCGCCCACCAGCGCCCCGCCGGACAACCCGAGCGCGGTGCCGCCGAGGCCGGACAGCGTCACCGCGACGGCGCCGACCGAGGCGCCGTTGGACACGCCGAGCAGGTACGGGTCGGCCAGTGCGTTGCCGGTCAGGCCCTGCAGCACGGTTCCGGACACGGCCAGCATCGCACCGATCAGCGCCGCCAGCAGCACCCTGGGGACGCGGAGCTGCCAGATCAGCGAGTCGAGCAACCGGGGCAGCGGCTCCACCGGCAGCCCGAGGTGGGTGCCGACCGCGCGGGCGACCTCCGGCAGGCCGACGCCGTTGGTGCCCACGCAGGTGGCGACCCCGGCGGAGAGCACCAGTGCGGCCAGGCCGACGGCGAACAGCACCCAGGTCGGCGTCGCGGTGCGGCGGAGGCTGGCTCCTTCGGCCGGAGGAGCCTCGGTGGCGGTCATCGCGGTCCCGCCAAGCCGTCGTTGATCCTCTTGAGCGCGTTCACACTGCGCACCGTGGCGCCGAGTTCCAAGCCGGGGACCGTCACGAACCGGCCCGCCCGGACGGCATTCAGCTGCGAGAGCACCGGATGCGCGCGCATCATCTGGATCTTCTCGGCGACGGTGTCGCCCCGTTCGCCCCGGTCGGGCAGATCGGCGAGCACGATGACCGAGGGGTCGCGGGCGGCGATCTGGTCCCAGCTGACCTCGGGCCAGTTGCTGTCGACGTCGTCGAAGACATTTTTGACGCCGAGGACGCGGCTCATGTTCGCGGGCATCCCGCTGCCGCCCGCCACCCTCGGCGTGCCGTTGTACACGGAGTACAGGTACGCCACCGTCGGCTTGGACGGCCTGGCCGCACCCGCCTTCTCCGCCTCGCCGAGCACCGCGCGCTGTTTGGCGATCAAGTCCGCGGCGCGCCCGGGAACGTCGAAGAGCGTGCCGAGGTTCCGGTAGTCGGCGAACAGCCGCTCGAACGGGGTTTTGCCCGGCTCGTACGACGCACAGTCCACCGCGCTCACGTAGGACGGCACACCGAGTGCGGTCAGCTCGTCCCGGGTGCCGACCTGTTCACGGGTGAAGCGGGAAATGTACGCGCTGGCCACGAAATCGGGGTTGGCGGCGCGGAGCTGTTCTCCGGTCAGCTCCTTGGGGTTGAGCAACGGGATCGTCGCGTAGTCGGCGCGGTACTCCTCCGGCACCGGCTCGGGATGCAGGGCGGTACCCGCGATGTGGTCGCGCAGGCCGAGCGCCAGGAGTGTTTCGGTGGTCTCCTGGTCGAGCGCGACGGCGCGCCGCGGCGGCTGATCCACCCGGACCCGCGCGCCGCAGTTCTCGACGGTGGTGCCCCCGGCCACGACCTCCGGGTTCCCCGCGCTACAGCCCGCAGTCACCACCAAAAGACCGGCCAGAGCGCTCAAGCGAAGGCGATACAACAGTGACCACTCCCCAGACGACGGCGAACGATAATCGGTTCTGGCCATTTCACCCTTGGTAGATCGCGGTGGCATAAAGCATGGAGCCCGCCAGATCCGACGGGACCAGGTCGATGTTGTCGTACATCTCGACGTCGCCGAATCCGCACGACGTCAAATAGTGTTCCAGCTCCATGGGGAAAAAGAGGCGGTAGCGCGTCACTTCTTCCTCCGTGGCACCTCCCGGCAGCGACCAGTTCAGGTGCCGGGTGAGGATTTGCCGACGGCGGTCGACGGTGAACGACGCGTCGCCCGTCGCCTGGAAATCCTCGCGTTCGATGGAGAAGTCGCTTTTCGCGCCCAGCGCGGCCAAGTCCCCGATCGGATTGTGCGTCCCGAGCACGAGCAGCGCGCCGGGGTTCGCGTGGACCGCGAAGGTGTCCATCACCTTCGCGATGTCCGCGCACGAGTGGACGTTCTCGATCACCCAGCCAAGGCAGGTGATCACGTCGAACTTCCGGCCGACCCGGACATCGCGAACATCACCCACCTCGAATCGCATGTCCGGGTATTCACCACGGGCGTAGGAGACCATCCCTTCCAGATAATCGACGCCGGTGCAGTCGTAGCCCGCCTCGTTCAGGTGAGCGAGTTTGTAGGCGGTGCCGCATCCGAGGTCGAGTACCGAATCAGGTGGCGTCTTCCCGTTCCGGACCAGCAGTTCGTGGCACATCTTCGTCAGGCGGATTCCCGTGCTGTCGAACCGGTAGATCGAATCGTACAGTTCCGGGCTGCGGTAGAGAAAACCGGAGGTGTTCGTGGTGACCGAATCCAAAGTCCACTCCTTCTTGCGAGGTTCGGGTGCCGCCGCCCGGTCAGGATTCCGGTGCGGTGAATCCTTCGAGTTGTGAGGCGAGCAGGTCGACGTAGGCGCCGCCGGTGGCGAGGAGTTCTTCGTGGGTGCCGGTTTCGGCGACGCGTCCGTCGGAGATGACGACGATCCGGTCGGCGGTTCGGATGGTGGAGAGGCGGTGGGCGATGATCAGGGTGGTGCGCCCGTGCCGCGCCTCGTCCATCGCCTCGCTGACGGCCTGCTCGCTCGCGGCGTCGAGATTGGACACCGCCTCGTCCATGACGAGGATGGGTGCGTCCTTCAGCAGGGCCCGCGCGATCGCGATCCGTTGCCGCTGCCCGCCGGACATCCGTGCGCCGAGTTCGCCCGCGACGGTGTCGTAGCCGTCCGGCAGGGTGGTGATGAACTCGTGGGCTTGCGCGGCTCGTGCGGCGGCTTCGATCTCGTCGTCGCAGGCGTCGGCGCGGCCGAGGCGGATGTTGTCGCGCAGGCTGGTGTTGAACAGGAAAGTGTTCTGCGGCACCAGTGTCATGAGGCGCCGGAGGTCTTCCTGCGGGAAGTCGCGCACGTCGTGCCCGCCCACCGACACCGAGCCACCGGTGACGTCCCAGAATCTCAGCAGCAGGTTGGCGCAGGTGGATTTGCCCGCACCGGAATGCCCCACCAGTGCGACGGTCTCACCGGGACGGATCTCGAAGCTGACCTCGCGCACCGCGGGCCGCAGATTACCGCGGTAGGCGAAGGTGACGGTGTCGAACCGCACGTGCGGCACGATCGGCCCCTCCGGCGGTTCGCTGACCAGGTCCGAAACCGGGGCTGGTGCGTCGAGCAGCGTGGTGAGGCGGTCGGCTGACGCCGCGACGATCGACAACTCGCGTGCTACCTCGGTCACCGCCAGCACCGGCAGCATCGCCATCGAGGCGAGCACGACGGCGACCGGGAAGAAGACGCGGTCGAGTTCGCCCGCGGCGACGAGTCGCGCGCCCAGCAGGAGCACCGCGAGTATCCCCAGCAGGACGATGGTGTCCGTGGCGGCGTACTCGATCCCGCTTCGGCGTCCGTGCGCGGACTTCGTCTCCGCCAACCGGGCACTCTGCTTGCGCAGCAACCCCAGACGCTGCGCGTGGGCGCCGAAGTTCACCAGTTCCCGCAAGCCCTGGAAGGTGTCGGTGCTGTCGGCGCTCATCCGGCCGAGGGAGTCGCGGAGCTCGTGGCCGTGCAGTTCGGCGCGGCGCCGCAACCACCCCGGGACCGAGGCGAGCAGCAGCAGGATCGGCGCCAGAACGCAGGCAAGCGACCAGTGGAACCAGCCCAGCACGACGGTGGTGGCGACCGGGATCGTCGACGCGACGGCCAGCGGGCTGAGCGTGTGGGCGAAGAACAGCTCGATCTGCTCCACATCGGACACCGCGGCGGAGCCGAGATCCCCGGAGCGCCGTTCGAGCAGGTAACCGGGTGAGAGCCGTTCGAAAGCGGCGAACACCTTGGTCCTGGTGTCGGCCAACGCACGAAAGGCCGCGACGTGGGCGTAGGTGTTGTCGGCGACCTGCATCACGACCAGCGGCAGGATCAGGCAGGCGAGCACGATCAACCAGCCGGTGAGCTGGGTCAGCGAGGCGCCCCCGGCCGCCCGTGCCACCACGTACGCGCCGATCCCGGACGAGGTGAGCAGAAGCAACTGGTGCACCACACCGGCCAGGTAGGCCACCCCGATGAGCCTGCGGTGCGGGCCCAGCAGGGGCATCAGGCTCCTCAGCCTGGCGACCAGCGATCGCCTCGGCACCGGCACGTCACTGTGTCCGTGCCCGTGGCCGTGGCCGACGTCGTGGGTGTGGATGGTCGAGGTCATGCGGACACTCCGCTCTGGGTCGCGACGAGTTCGGCGTAAAGACCCTTACGTGCCACCAGATCCGGGTGGCTGCCGAACTCGACCACCCGGCCCGCGTCCATCACCACGATCCGGTCGGCGTCGCGCACCGTGGACAGTCGGTGCGCGATGATCACGGTCGTCCGGCCGCGGGTCAGCTCGCCGAGGGCTTCGGTGATCTCCGCTTCGTTGGCGGCGTCGATGCTCGAGGTCGGCTCGTCGAGAACGAGCACGGGGGCGTCCTTGAGCAAGGCGCGGGCGATCGCGATGCGCTGGCGCTCACCACCGGACAGTTTCAGGCCACGCTCGCCGACGACCGTCTCGAATCCCTGCGGCAGCCGGGAAATGAACTCGGTCGCCTGCGCCGCGGTCACCGCACGGCGAATCTCGTCGTCGGTGGCGTCCGGCTTGGCCAACAGCAGATTTTCCCGGACCGTACCGTGGAACAGGTAGGTGTCCTGTGCCACGACACCGACCAGCGACCGCAGAGCGGCCAGCGGGAACTCGGCTATGTCACGATCGTCGACGCGGACGGAGCCCGAGTCGACGTCGAAGTACCGCATCAGCAGGCCCAGCACGGTGCTCTTACCCGCACCGGACCGCCCCACGACGGCGACCCGCTCGCCCGGCGCCACCGTCAAGCTGAACCCGTCGAGTGCCGGAGCGCTCCGGGTCGGGTAGCAGAACCGGATAGCACGGAATTCCAATCCGGGAGGGTTCTGCCGCAATTCCGGCACCGCGGTCGCCGAGTCGCGCACGTGCGGTTCGATGCGCAGGATGTCGGCGACCGCGATTCCGGCTGGAATGGCCTGGTACGCCGCGTGGTAAGCCGATTCCAACTCGTGCATGGGCCGGAAGGTCTCGCGAGCCAGCATCAGGATCGTGAACAATCCCGCCACACTCACCGAACCGGTGGCGGCGTGCCAGGCGCCCAAACCCACCGATGCCGTCGTGCCGATCGTCACCACGAGCGCGCCGACGCTCGAGGAACCGCACCACGCCACCATCAGCCGGATGGAATCCCGGCAGAACACCTCACCGCGCTCGACCATCTCCCGGCGCCGCCTGCCACTGGCGTTGAACGCCTTGAGCGTCGCCATCCCCTGCACGGCGTCCAGGCTCTCCGAATACATACCGCGGTAGGACACCATCCACCGGTCGCCACGTTCCTGGATCCAGTTCCGCCCGGCCACTTTGGACAGAGGTGCCAGTAGCGCGCACGCGAGCACCACGAGGCCCACCACCGGATCGACCGCGATCACGTACACCGAAGCGAGGCAGGAACCCAGGACGGAAGCCAGCACCGCGGGCACGAACCGCCCCACCAGCGGGTCGAGCAGTTCCGCCGAGTCCACCAGCGTCGACTGCAGATCACCGGCACGCATCCGCTGCGCCTGCCCCGGCCCGATCTCCATGAGCTTGAGCGTCAGCCCTTCCCGGACCGCCTCCTTCACCCGCGCCGACACGCGGGGCGCCCACGAATCCTTCACCAGGATCAGCGAAACCCGGACCACCTGCAAAACACCGATCACCGCCAACGACAGCACCAGCCCGTCGGCCTCGATCGAGGAGAACACCCCGGACAGCAAATGCGCGATCAGCAGGCCCTGACCGACATACGTCGCCGTCACCAGCAACATCAGCCCGGCGAGACCCGCTGTTCCCGCCCAAGCCCTCGGACGCAAGCTGAGAAACAGCCTGATCGCCGACCACACAGTCACACCTCCACAGAAATATCGTTGACCACCCTTGATTCCCGGGGTTCAGCGTTTCGTCACCGACCGGGCGGGCCGCAGCATCGAGGCGAGCCGGTCGACGACCCGCGCGTCGAACAAGCCGTTGGCCACCATCCATTCGTCGTTGAACACGGTGTCCAGGTACTTTTCCCCGCCGTCGCACACCAGCACGACGATGGTGGTCTCCGGCCCGACGCACTGCGCCCGTTCCAGCGCCTTGTAGACCACTCCGCCCGCCGAGCCGCCGATCAGCACGCCGAAGTTCCTGGCCAGGTAACGACAGGTCTCGAACGCCTCCGAGTCGCTGACCTTGATCCCCTCGTCGATCACGTCGTAGTCGAGAACGTCGCAGATCTCCCCGATTTCCGGCGTCCCGGTGCCGGACTGGTGATACGGCGCCTCGTCCCCGCCGAAGTTGACCGAACCCACCGGCTCGACACCGATGATCTTCAGGTCCGGGATGCGCTTGCGCAGCACGCGACCGGTGCCGCAGAGCGAACCACCGGTGCCGACCGCGCCGTACAGGTAGTCGATGTCCTCGCCCAGATCGTCGTGCAGTTCGAGCGCGAGTGGCCGGTAACCGTTG is part of the Amycolatopsis sp. CA-230715 genome and encodes:
- a CDS encoding FecCD family ABC transporter permease encodes the protein MTATEAPPAEGASLRRTATPTWVLFAVGLAALVLSAGVATCVGTNGVGLPEVARAVGTHLGLPVEPLPRLLDSLIWQLRVPRVLLAALIGAMLAVSGTVLQGLTGNALADPYLLGVSNGASVGAVAVTLSGLGGTALGLSGGALVGALLSFGAMMLLLRGGMRTVRIVLTGVVVGQLFAALTSLLVMASANAETTRAITYWLLGSMTSARWDSVLLCAIACAVGLAGCWTRSQALDAFSFGEDTAESLGISVRATRIAALVLTALLTSVAVASVGAIGFVGLIVPHAARFVVGPRHRVLMPFAAVMGAVFLVWTDALARIAMAPREVPVGVVTALIGVPVFLLILRRRGEL
- a CDS encoding ABC transporter substrate-binding protein is translated as MSALAGLLVVTAGCSAGNPEVVAGGTTVENCGARVRVDQPPRRAVALDQETTETLLALGLRDHIAGTALHPEPVPEEYRADYATIPLLNPKELTGEQLRAANPDFVASAYISRFTREQVGTRDELTALGVPSYVSAVDCASYEPGKTPFERLFADYRNLGTLFDVPGRAADLIAKQRAVLGEAEKAGAARPSKPTVAYLYSVYNGTPRVAGGSGMPANMSRVLGVKNVFDDVDSNWPEVSWDQIAARDPSVIVLADLPDRGERGDTVAEKIQMMRAHPVLSQLNAVRAGRFVTVPGLELGATVRSVNALKRINDGLAGPR
- a CDS encoding class I SAM-dependent methyltransferase; this encodes MDSVTTNTSGFLYRSPELYDSIYRFDSTGIRLTKMCHELLVRNGKTPPDSVLDLGCGTAYKLAHLNEAGYDCTGVDYLEGMVSYARGEYPDMRFEVGDVRDVRVGRKFDVITCLGWVIENVHSCADIAKVMDTFAVHANPGALLVLGTHNPIGDLAALGAKSDFSIEREDFQATGDASFTVDRRRQILTRHLNWSLPGGATEEEVTRYRLFFPMELEHYLTSCGFGDVEMYDNIDLVPSDLAGSMLYATAIYQG
- a CDS encoding ABC transporter ATP-binding protein — protein: MTSTIHTHDVGHGHGHGHSDVPVPRRSLVARLRSLMPLLGPHRRLIGVAYLAGVVHQLLLLTSSGIGAYVVARAAGGASLTQLTGWLIVLACLILPLVVMQVADNTYAHVAAFRALADTRTKVFAAFERLSPGYLLERRSGDLGSAAVSDVEQIELFFAHTLSPLAVASTIPVATTVVLGWFHWSLACVLAPILLLLASVPGWLRRRAELHGHELRDSLGRMSADSTDTFQGLRELVNFGAHAQRLGLLRKQSARLAETKSAHGRRSGIEYAATDTIVLLGILAVLLLGARLVAAGELDRVFFPVAVVLASMAMLPVLAVTEVARELSIVAASADRLTTLLDAPAPVSDLVSEPPEGPIVPHVRFDTVTFAYRGNLRPAVREVSFEIRPGETVALVGHSGAGKSTCANLLLRFWDVTGGSVSVGGHDVRDFPQEDLRRLMTLVPQNTFLFNTSLRDNIRLGRADACDDEIEAAARAAQAHEFITTLPDGYDTVAGELGARMSGGQRQRIAIARALLKDAPILVMDEAVSNLDAASEQAVSEAMDEARHGRTTLIIAHRLSTIRTADRIVVISDGRVAETGTHEELLATGGAYVDLLASQLEGFTAPES
- a CDS encoding ABC transporter ATP-binding protein → MRPRAWAGTAGLAGLMLLVTATYVGQGLLIAHLLSGVFSSIEADGLVLSLAVIGVLQVVRVSLILVKDSWAPRVSARVKEAVREGLTLKLMEIGPGQAQRMRAGDLQSTLVDSAELLDPLVGRFVPAVLASVLGSCLASVYVIAVDPVVGLVVLACALLAPLSKVAGRNWIQERGDRWMVSYRGMYSESLDAVQGMATLKAFNASGRRRREMVERGEVFCRDSIRLMVAWCGSSSVGALVVTIGTTASVGLGAWHAATGSVSVAGLFTILMLARETFRPMHELESAYHAAYQAIPAGIAVADILRIEPHVRDSATAVPELRQNPPGLEFRAIRFCYPTRSAPALDGFSLTVAPGERVAVVGRSGAGKSTVLGLLMRYFDVDSGSVRVDDRDIAEFPLAALRSLVGVVAQDTYLFHGTVRENLLLAKPDATDDEIRRAVTAAQATEFISRLPQGFETVVGERGLKLSGGERQRIAIARALLKDAPVLVLDEPTSSIDAANEAEITEALGELTRGRTTVIIAHRLSTVRDADRIVVMDAGRVVEFGSHPDLVARKGLYAELVATQSGVSA
- a CDS encoding PLP-dependent cysteine synthase family protein; its protein translation is MIKDRVSDLIGRTPLLRLAAADGAGTVLLKLEQYNPTGTAKIRMARTMVDEAEAQELLTPGGWLVEATSGNTGFGLALIAAERGYKFTAVVDNHSSVEKLRGMLAYGAELLNISGDREGLATAERYAGARRFAAEQGAYLTAQDRNPGNPNGYRPLALELHDDLGEDIDYLYGAVGTGGSLCGTGRVLRKRIPDLKIIGVEPVGSVNFGGDEAPYHQSGTGTPEIGEICDVLDYDVIDEGIKVSDSEAFETCRYLARNFGVLIGGSAGGVVYKALERAQCVGPETTIVVLVCDGGEKYLDTVFNDEWMVANGLFDARVVDRLASMLRPARSVTKR